The nucleotide sequence CGCGACCGGATTCCTGCCGCTGCCCATCCTGCAAATCCATGGCCCCGGCGCCCTCATCATCGACCAGCTGACCCACTCCTCCGGCGTCTCCATCGACGGCTGCGGACTCTGGGCTCAGCTTCGGGCCGAGGTGGGCGCATGAGTCAGAAAGGCACACCCGTGACTCACGACACGCTCACCCGATGCGACAAGGCAAAAACACTCAGCGAGCACTTGACCCACGTGGGCGGCGACCAACGCTATCGGCACAGCGCCGGCACTGGTCGCACTCTGGGGTGCGCAACAACGGCGGCCCGATCATGACCGAAGCCATCAACATCCAGGCGCCCCTCCTCGAAGACAGCTCCCCGCTCGTGGTGAAACGGTGGCCGAGTAGCGACCGCTCGGTGGGCAAAGCTCGGCATCTTCTGCACCGGCACCTGGAGGCCTGGAACCTTGTCGGCCTCGCCGACTCGGCCCAGCTCGTTCTCTCGGAGCTGATGACCAACGCGGTGCGGCACGCACATGTCCCGGGCCGACTCATCGAGACGCGGTACGAGCGTCTGACGAACGGCGTGCGGATCGAAGTGCATGACGCCGCCGACACCAAGCCGCAGCTCCAAGCACCGACCCTGGACGCCGACTCCGGGCGCGGCTTGACACTCGTTGATGCCCTCACCGCAGGCCACTGGGGAGTGAGCGCCCGCGTAGGGGTCGGCAAGCTCGTGTGGGCCGTATGCACTGACGACGACAGCCAGCCCCGCAGCTCCTGAGATTGAACCCCCGTCCCTGACCGCAGATGACGGCGGGCGGGGGCAACCTCTCAGGCGTTTGACCCCAATGCCGGGGCCGGGTCGTCGCCGGCGGACCGGGCGACCGAGTCAGTCGGCCCGCGTCCGGCGGCGGCCCGTGGCGGACTCGCCCCGGCGGAGTTCGGTGAGGTAGCCGACGACCGCGTCGCGGTTGCGGGTCAGGACGTCGATACGTCCGGTCAGCCGGTCGCGTTCCTGTTCGAGTGCCGCCACCGTCTCGGGGGTGACGCCTTCGAAGACGATCGGATCGCGCGGTGACTCCAGGCAGGGCAGAATCCCGCGGATCACCTGCGTCGACAGGCCGGCGTCCAGCAGTTCGCGGATCTGCTGGACGCGGCCCAGGGCGCTCTCGTCGTAGTCGCGGTAGTTGTTGGGCCCGCGGGCCGACGTGATCAGGCCCTTGGCCTCGTAGAACCGCACTTGCCGCGCCGAGGCGCCCGCCCGTGCCGCCAGCTCACCGATACGCACACCGGCAGCGTACCGCTTGACCTTGACACCGGCGTCAAGGTTTGACGCTGTCCCTATGACTCAACTGAACGGAACCGTCGGCCCACGATTCGAACCCGTCCGCGACGCCGTGGCGGACCAGCTGCGCAGCGGCGCCGAGGTCGGCCTGTCGCTGTTCGTCGACATCGACGGCAGGCCGGAGGTGGACCTGTGGGGCGGCCACAGTGACGCGGCGCGCACGCGCCCCTGGGAGCGCGACACGATCACCAATGTGTGGTCGATCACGAAGAGCGTGACCAGCCTCGCCGCCCTGCTGCTCGTCGACGCCGGCGAGCTGGACCTGTACGCACCGGTCGCCCGCTACTGGCCCGAGTTCGCCGCGAACGGGAAAGAGCACGTCGAGGTGCGGCATCTGCTGTCACACACCTCGGGGGTGTCCGGCCTCGACCGCCCCGCGCGGCTCGACGACCTGTACGACGTGCGCGCCGCGGCCGCCCGGATGGCCTCCCAGGCGCCCTGGTGGCAGCCCGGCTCGGCCTCCGGCTATCACGTCCTGAGCTACGGCCATCTGGTCGGCGAACTGGTGCACCGGCTGACCGGCCGGTCGCTGCGCGACTTCACGCACCAGCACCTTGTCCGGCCGAGCGGCGCCGACTTCGGGATCGGACTGCGCGACGCCGACCTGGCGCGGGTCGCCGACGTCATCCCCCCGGCGATCGACGTCGATCCCTCGGCGCTCGGCCGCGACACCGTCGCGTACAAGACCTTCACCGGCCCCTCGTTCGGTGCGGGCGCGGCCAACACCCCTGCCTGGCGCGCCGCCGAGCTGGGCGCGGCCAACGGACACGGGAACGCCCGGTCGGTGGCCGAGATTCT is from Streptomyces sp. NBC_00370 and encodes:
- a CDS encoding ATP-binding protein — protein: MTEAINIQAPLLEDSSPLVVKRWPSSDRSVGKARHLLHRHLEAWNLVGLADSAQLVLSELMTNAVRHAHVPGRLIETRYERLTNGVRIEVHDAADTKPQLQAPTLDADSGRGLTLVDALTAGHWGVSARVGVGKLVWAVCTDDDSQPRSS
- a CDS encoding MerR family transcriptional regulator, whose amino-acid sequence is MRIGELAARAGASARQVRFYEAKGLITSARGPNNYRDYDESALGRVQQIRELLDAGLSTQVIRGILPCLESPRDPIVFEGVTPETVAALEQERDRLTGRIDVLTRNRDAVVGYLTELRRGESATGRRRTRAD
- a CDS encoding serine hydrolase domain-containing protein, coding for MTQLNGTVGPRFEPVRDAVADQLRSGAEVGLSLFVDIDGRPEVDLWGGHSDAARTRPWERDTITNVWSITKSVTSLAALLLVDAGELDLYAPVARYWPEFAANGKEHVEVRHLLSHTSGVSGLDRPARLDDLYDVRAAAARMASQAPWWQPGSASGYHVLSYGHLVGELVHRLTGRSLRDFTHQHLVRPSGADFGIGLRDADLARVADVIPPAIDVDPSALGRDTVAYKTFTGPSFGAGAANTPAWRAAELGAANGHGNARSVAEILAPVAREGAAGHGRLLKPATIGRVFDEQSRGTDLVNGLHLRWGIGYALPDRRTLPWIPDGRIAFWGGWGGSMAVLDLDRHMTISYVMNRMGADILGSQRAAAYITAVYRALGAADR